Proteins encoded by one window of Schistosoma mansoni, WGS project CABG00000000 data, chromosome 3 unplaced supercontig 0044, strain Puerto Rico, whole genome shotgun sequence:
- a CDS encoding neurocalcin, putative, with protein sequence MEEEIIPMNKINDTILKNSQNIGDVTLDSIKEYLNGTVVTIVVKTTELSTEKRALVGGKITTTIHEVEKVHEKITKDDVVRFFADGKPQVQFACGLSQLTKGSNLDKIKWIFSLYDIDGDGYISRSELKEVIQAIYDLLGNKLLTGNIVQAIEDRVNTMFTKYDLDHDGKISKDEFFSVSTQVSF encoded by the exons ATGGAAGAGGAGATTATACCTATGAATAAGATAAACGATACTATACTAAAGAATAGTCAGAATATTGGTGATGTTACATTGGATTCTATCAAGGAATATTTGAACGGCACTGTAGTAACAATAGTTGTAAAAACAACTGAACTGTCTACTGAAAAGCGTGCTCTTGTAGGTGGAAAAATTACAACTACCATTCATGAAGTAGAGAAGGTTCATGAAAAAATTACAAAAGACGATGTTGTCAGGTTTTTCGCTGATGGTAAACCACAGGTT CAATTTGCCTGTGGTCTATCACAATTAACAAAAGGTTCAAATTTAGACAAAATTAAATGGATATTTAGTTTATATGATATTGATGGAGATGGTTATATAAGTCGATCAGAATTGAAAGAAGTTATACAAGCTATCTATGATTTACTTGGTAATAAATTGCTCACTGGAAACATTGTACAAGCTATTGAAGATAGAGTTAATACAATGTTTACT AAATATGATCTTGATCATGATGGAAAAATATCAAAAGATGAATTTTTTAGTGTTTCTACACAAGTAAGTTTCTAA
- a CDS encoding similar to potassium channel-interacting protein 4 isoform 4-related, giving the protein MVGFKDEYTLYSLTDLTSYAVKSLDIQTKPISIHKLEMMTNFTRKELQLLYQGFKHICPSGVASKESFIGVYRRFFPNREIALMFNAGIDLLLPSRNNSELA; this is encoded by the exons ATGGTGGGTTTTAAAGACGAATACACTTTGTATTCTCTGACTG ATTTAACATCGTATGCTGTAAAAAGTTTAGATATTCAAACTAAACCAATTTCGATACATAAATTAGAAATGATGACAAATTTCACGCGAAAAGAATTACAATTACTGTATCAAGGATTTAAACAT ATTTGTCCTTCAGGTGTTGCCAGTAAAGAATCTTTCATAGGAGTATACCGAAGATTTTTTCCTAATCGTG AAATCGCATTAATGTTTAATGCTGGTATAGATTTATTGTTACCTTCAAGAAATAATTCAGAATTAGCATAA